The following nucleotide sequence is from Lonchura striata isolate bLonStr1 chromosome 17, bLonStr1.mat, whole genome shotgun sequence.
gcccagccctgcagtgcctggtgctctCCTCACTCTCCCTCACCCCACAGTCCTCTACACCAATGGTGGCAACAGCGATGGAGCCCCCTGTGTCTTCCCCTTTGTCTTCGATGGCACCTCCTATGATACCTGTACCACAGATGGACGCTCCGATGGCTACCGCTGGTGTGCCACCACCTCCAGCTTTGACCAGGACAAGAAATACGGCTTCTGCCCCAACCGAGGTGCCAGCAGGGAGGGGGGCATGCAGGGGAGGGGGCACAGAGGGTGGGCACATGAGGGATCTCAGCATTGTCCTGGGTTCTGGCCGGtgcagccaggggccagggacAGCTTCACTGACACTTTGCTGCAGACACGGCGGTGATCGGCGGCAACTCCCAGGGGGACCCGTGTGTCTTTCCCTTCACCTTCCTGGGGCAGTCCTACAGTGCCTGCACCAGCCAGGGCCGGCAGGATGGCAAGCTCTGGTGTGCCACCACCAGCAACTATGACACCGACAAGAAGTGGGGCTTCTGCCCTGACAGAGGTACTGGCCCCTCTGTCTGTGCTCTCCTTTGTGCCTCCCAGACTCGCGCCATCTTGTCACACTTCTTGCGGGGACCACAGTCTGGATGGTGTGTCCTGCCCTGTTGTGGCCCACCAGGCACTTAGGCCAGTGCTTTCTCCCAGGTTATAGCATCTTCCTGGTGGCTGCCCATGAGTTTGGACACTCACTGGGTCTGGACCACTCCAGTGTGCGTGAGGCTCTGATGTACCCTATGTACAGTTACATCCAGGACTTCCAGCTGCACCCCGATGACGTCCAGGGCATCCAGTACCTCTATGGtgagcagctgcactgcagctggGTGCACTGGGTGTCCTGCAGCACCAAGCTGATTCCAGCCTCATGCCCTCCCCTGTATTCACTCAGGTCGTGGCTCTGGCCCTAAGCCCACTGCACCTGCACCTGCTCCCACTgaggagccccagcccctgcccacagaggagccccagcccgtgcccacagaggagccccagcctgtgcccacAGAGGCTGGTAGCACCTCCACcactgaggaagaggaggaagagacgCCAGAGCCCACAGTTGGACCCATTCCTGTGGACCCCAGCCGGGATGCCTGCATGGAGAGGAACTTTGATGCTATCACAGAGATCAATGGGGAGCTGTACTTCTTCAAGGATGGGTAAGTGGCAGCATCTggcacctcctgccctgctgaggTGGGATGTGGAAGATATGTGGGGGATATGGACTGTGGAAGACAGATGATCAGGACAGCTCATCTTCCCCACCAGGAAATACTGGACCTACTCTTCCTTCTGGAAATCGGGCGTCCAGGGTGCCTTCTCTGTTGCTGATACCTGGCCTGGCCTCCCAGACACCATTGATGCTGTTTTCCAGGATTTGCTCACCAAGAGGGTCTTCTTCTTTGCTGGTGAGCTCTGCCCCCACTGCCCCCGGCCCAGTCCCATGGGCAGTGGGAGGAGCCTGGTGAAGCCTGGGAGCTCTCAGGGCTGTCTGACACCCGCACTATCTCCCACTGCAGGTCGGCAGTTCTGGGTGTTTTCTGGGAAGAGTGTGCTGGGCCCCCGGGGGATCGAGAAGTTGGGTATAGGGAAGGAAGCCGGCCGCCTCTCGGGGGCCCTGCAGCGGGGCCGCGGCAAAGTGCTGCTCTTCAGCGGGGAGAGCTACTGGAGGTGAGCAGGAcgggagagcagcagcgcctGCCTGAGACTGCGAGGGACTGCGAGGGGGTTCCCAGCAGTCCTGAGCACGGCTCTGCTCTCCCACAGGCTGGATGTGAAGGTTCAGAGGGTGGACAAGGGCTACCCCCGTGCCACCGATGATGTCTTCACCGGCGTCCCCCTTGATGCACGCAATGTGTTCCTCTACCAAGGTGAGTGGAATCTGGTGGGTGGGTGCTGTGTGTTCAGGCCTGGGCTACCTGAGCATTGCTCCGGTTCCTGGTTCAGGATGCTCGGGTGTGTGGGGAACGGCCCTGGGACAGGGCATGCCATCAGCCCCGCTGGGTCCTTATGGTGGAGCTGGCAGGGTGCCAGCAAGGTGCAGGGTGCCATGTGCCTGTGCTGCTTGGGCAGGAACCAGGATGGGTCTTGTATGGCCAAACTCCTGCTGACCCTCCATTCCCTCCATACCTCTCCTTGCCCAGGCAAGTATCACTTCTGCCGGGGCAGCTTCTACTGGAGGATGACACCGCGCTACCAGGTGGACAGGGTGGGCTACGTCAAGTATGACATCCTGCAGTGCCCCCAGAACTGAAGGCCTGACCAGCCACCggctctgccagtgctgctccctgcccactGCTCCCAACCTGTGGGCTCCTGTCTCATGGGCTGACCCCTGGGAGCCTTGTGGCTGTGGGTAGCTCCAGACGAGGTCACCATCTTCCTGGAAGAAAGGGGCAGGGTGTCCTGGGGTCACCTCCTGGGAGCTGCCCAGCCTGGAGAGTCCCAGCTGGGGAGAAGGACTCTTGCCACAGCTGGCATTGTGCCATCCctgccagtgccagctccaCTGCACAGAGGCGTTTGTCTGGTGCAAACCGCACACGGATTTGAGACAAATTTGTCTTTTTCCTGAGCCAGCGATGCCAGGTCAGGCTGAGCCCCACTGGGAGCTGGCGCCTGAGGTCACACCAGGGCGGGTCATGGGATTTTGCCTACTCCTTCCCAATGGCCACTCTGCCAACCACCCCCTCTGCCAATTGTCTGCCCATTTGTAATAAAGACCATTCTTTGGACACAGCCTCGAGTGCTCTATCAGCTATTGGGACTATGGTTTGGAGGACCCCTATGTGCTGGGGGCATCAtcctcccccagccccgggggtGCAAGCACCGGTGGGCAGGGGGGCACTGTCGGGGGGGGCTGTCACCAAATGCCCCTTTACAAAGGACTCTGGATCCCGCAGGGACACTGGGTCTAACGGATAGTGATGTCCCTCGGTCCCAACATGATCCACCGCCAGCCCTACGCCAGGGGGGTGCCCCGACTCGCCGGACGTCCCAAGCCCTGGCTCCGCATAATCCTGCACACAATGCCGTCCCCTGCGTCCACTTTTTGCACCGAGATGAGGAGCGGGCGGTTGTCACCGCGTGTGGCCGGCATTCAGCGTGTGACCGGACTCCCCACTGCAGCTGAGACCCCGCCGCGGGCTGGCCCCGTAGATTCCCCCGGCCCCGGTTTGTTCCTGCATAGCCGCAAGAGCGCGGCGGCAGGACCAGAGCCGGGATCGTGCCCGAGGGTGCCCCGGTCCGCGGCAGGGTGGGGCAGCCGCAACTCCGGAGCTGTAATTAGCTGTAATTAGCGGCCGCGGCTCCGGACAGGGCGGGGGCAGAGCGCGGCCCCCTCCCGTCCCGTTGGAGCACGGTCCCAGTTCGGCGGCGGCTGTGGGACCGGCCGGGCGTGGCGGAGCGGTCCGGTCCCGTCGAGTCGAGCCGAGCTGGGCCGAAGGGGGCCGAACCGAGGCGACCGGAGCGCGGCCGAGCCGATCCGCCCGGGCTGGAGGCAGCCCTGCGgccgcgggggcggcgcggcgggcggtgCCGCGGGCACTAGGACCCCGGTCAgcgcccggcggggccgcgctcaGCGACCGCCGGGGCCGGAGCCACTTGTGGCGACGACGGGGCCATGAGCGGGCGGTTCACCGTCACCGGCGGCGGGGGTGAGCGCCGGGGGCAAGGGGGGGCCCGGGGAGGCTCCGGAGGCGGGACACGGTGCGCGACGAGGATCCGCGGGGCAGGACAGGGTCCGCGGGGAGGGTCCGCGAGGAGGGCCGGGCCATCGGGGGGTGCGGAGCTGCGGTCGGAGCTGGCCCCTCGGAGGCAGTGCAGACCCCCGGAGTAGGGATGGCACGGAGCTGCGAGATCCGGGAGATGGGAGGTGCAGAGCAGGGAGTGGGGCTCAGCCGCCCGCCCAGGCAGCACTCCTCGTCTCAGACTCTTCCCCGCGGCCTCCGCTCTTCAGGGAGCTCCCCTGTTCCGTCCCCATACCGGGGGCTGTTGGAGTGAGGCCCTGCTGCtgccggagcggcggcgggatGGAGCGGGGTTACAGCTGTGGGTCGGCTGCGGGTGCGAGGTCACATACTGCTCCCTAGGGAGCTATGGTGGAGggtggctgctgcccagccgGGAGAGGGTAAGCTGTAGCCAGCCCTCAGATGCAGCAGTGCCCACTGGGCTGCTATAGGCACAGGCACTGGAGGCGGCAGCCATCGCCCCGCGGTGCCCAGGGGACGTGGCGGTGGGGCTTTGCTGTCACCGGAGCTGTATCGATCCCAGAAAACCGGCCGACGGCAGCACCGGAGCTGTGCTGCCGGAGCTGTGACCTTGCACCCTCGGCGAAGGGCGCGGGTGGGAGGCGCGAGCAGCCGGACAGACACCACGAcaccaggctgggctgtgcctctgtcagtgGGCTCTGGCCTTTGGGGCCCTGTCTAGGATCACACTGGCGTGGGTGATGTAGGGCTGCATCCAGTGGCAAGGGGATGCAGGGCCACTTGTCACTTTATGGCAGCTGGGccagctgggcctggcctgTGGGCTGTGTTGGAGTGGAGCGGATCATGATGAGCCAGGCTGTGGCTGAATTCTGGGGCCCTCCAGGAACAGCTCTTAGGTTTGGCAGCCTTTTTGCTggtggggagctgcagggagctggggtgggCATGCTGAGTGGCCGTGGTGGGAGCAAGGGACACGTCCTTTAGCTGAGTTGTGACCTTGTTCCCTCCCAGAGGACAGCCAGTGGCTGGTCCTGCTGGAGGTGCCCTGTCTTGTGGGATGGTCACGCCAGTGGCAGGGTGGCTACTTAGAGCTTGGCAGCATTCAGGGATTCCTCACATCCCACATTTCTCCACAGCACTGGGACCATGGATGCTGCCTCCCGGGGGGATGAATGGGAGGGGGTGCATGGGGCTGGTGGTTCCAGGACTGGCAGGGCTGCGGATGGCAGGCAGGAGCTCTGGACAGGAGTGGTCCCGGGAGTCGTTGGGCTCGGCCCTGGGCTCGGTGTTGCCTGGCCCCGTGTCAGTGTCATGCGTGGGGGACAGAGTGACGGAGATCCCGGGGACCTCGGAGCAGTGCGGGAGCGAAGGCTGCAGCCGGCCGTGGTGCCGGTGCGGTGCGGGAACCCCCGGGCCAGCTGGACGGTCCCTGCTCGTCCGTGAGCTGGCGCCGTGCTGAGGGCGCCTTGTGGCTCCCGGGGCCGCCCTTTGGGAAGGCACTGCCCGGGAGCGGCCCCAGGCGGGTGGCGCTGAGGAGGGACCTCAgcccccggcggcggcggcggcggcaaaGGACCGGCCGGTGCCGGGCGGGGCAGGGTACGGACAGGGCGCCGCCGCGGGGGCCTCGGGGCCGGGCGCGGGTCACTGCAGGAGAACGGCCTGATGCAGGGCTTGGTCCGGGTAGTGGGATCCGTGCGGACGGGGGCGGAGGCGGACAGGGCTGCGCGGGGTCTTGGCGAGGTCCGTGCGGGTCCGTGCGGGTCCGTGCGGGTCCGTGCGGGCGGGGGCGGACAGGGCTGCGCGGCGCCGCCAGGGGGCGGTAACGGGCCGGGAGGGCTCCGGTGGGGGTGTgcccctcccggccccgccccggggcTCGCCGGTGCCGCTGTCCCGCGGGGACCCGGTCCCACCGCCAGcgcggcgcgggccgggccccgcgggacCGCGGATCCATGTGCTCCACCTGGGACCCACCCTGGGGCTGGCACTCTCCCGGGGGCTGCGCGTGGGGCGGCTGCCCCCGTGCCCGGTGCGCTGCCCGTGGGGCAGCCGCCCTGGCCCGAGAGGGCACCGGAACATCCATCCCCACCGCGCAGCCCCTCCGTGTCCCGGGCGCTCGGGCTCGGCGTCAGTAGCCATGGGAACCAACCAGTTAAGGAGCCTCTCGTTGCCATGGAAACCGGTCCCGGTGTCACCCTTGCCGTGGCTCTCGGTGCTGAGGGGGTTCAGCAGCTCTCTCGCCCCCCTGGGGTCACGGGGCTGTGGGCCATAAGTCATGGACAGGGTTCTGTGGGGCAGTCGTGTGAGGCTGGCCCCGGGTGGGAGGGGAGGCCTGAGGGGGCTTGGGTAGAATAGGgaccccagcagccctggctgcatccCCCTGCAGGGCCCCTGCCGAGAAGAGCTGGGGCACAAGGGAGGGGCAGGACCCCCACCTGGGGCACCGAGCACAGAGGGTACATGTGAGGGACAGGGGGTGCTGAGGaggctcccccagccctcccatctcctccagccccctcgCAGACACTCAGGTCAGGTTTGTGAAGACTGGGTGCCCTTGGGGTATCATTAGATGAGCCAAGGGTGTGCAGCAGCTAGAGGCCCGTGATGTGGGGGGGTGGGATGCTGCcagggggctggagcagccaaagccccatctgctgcctgcagtAGCTTTCCCAAAGAGTCTCCATGCCACTGAACACACCACAGGTGCTTCAGTGGGGTGCCAAGAGTGGAGGTCCTTGCACGGGCTGTGTGGCTGAGGGAGGGCTGCCATGTGGGACACAGGACACTTCAGTGCCTCATCAGCTGATCCTgcacccaaacccttctggcaGCGGCTGGCAAGTGGCCATGAAGCTGTTCCTCGGCCATCACTGGGCCCTCTGGCCCTGGCTCAGCAGTGGCTGCCTGGAATCCCCAGGGTACTGCAACTGGCACAGGGCTGCCTGGGGGCTCCTCAGCTGCGTCTCCAGGAGCAGGGCCTGGTGGGAGgaggctgcctctgctgctaatccctgtgccaggctgcccagctgcccactgccatggccctgctgctggcaagacatctgggcaagggcagctggGGATGCTGCGCCAGCTGCACACTGTGCTGGGCTCGCGTGACGCAGGAgctcacagccctgccccatggctctgccagccctgccccactgctgcccttCTGCTCTCAGCCTCAGGCAGCTGCAGTGGCTCCCATGgctccccacccagccccacgGGATGCTGTACCTCCCTCCATGGTGTCAAGTCCCAGCTGGTGCCCGTGTCAGCTCTGGGTTCTGCTTTTGCCCCATGCTGGTGGCAGGGCCTTGACCTGTCTGGATGGAGATGAACAAGAGCACTGCATCCTGCCAAGGCGCTGCGGGATGTGTTGCCCCTGGGCTCATGGGGCTGTCAGGACAGCGTGGTGAGGGCACACTGTGATGCAAAACCCCTGCTACGACATTTGGCTGGCATCACTGCACTTCTGTCCTGCTGCACCTCCATCGTCTTGCGGtctctcctgccccagctcttcTTTTTCCTGGGAGCTGCTTGTCCTCATGCCTCAAGCCCTCAGTGTGGGGTGTCCCATCTTGGCAGGATGTCGATGGGCAGGCTGTTGACAGTGCCCAGGGATCACAGCAGTGCAATGTGCTGACCAGCATCTCCTCAGCACAGCCGCCCTCACTGCCCGGGTGGCACACTGCCAGGCTGCCCGCTCCCTGCCCTCAGGAGGTTTCCCAGTGACTCCAGCACGCGTCtcgctcctgggaggtttgacCGCTGCTGGTAATAGGACAGGCAAGGGCTGTGTGGCCAGCGGCCAGGATTCTGGCCCTGGGAACATCTGTGAGAACCATTCCCCCCACCCAGGCTCTGTGCAGAGGGCTCTGGGACATTCTCAGGAGTCTCTGCAGGGGTACAGGACATTTTGCAGGGATACTTCTTGGCTTGGCCACTCTCCGTCGTCATTCCTGGGCAGGCTCTTGCAGTTAAGTGGGGCACTGATGCTCTGCCTGGCCTGGTGCCAGCATCCTGCCTGCTACTCAGACTCAGGGGCCACTTGCAGTTGAGCCCCCACTCCATGGCCAGGGAAAAGTGTCGGTCTTCCTCTTTCCCCACGCCCTTATGCTGCCTGCAGCATGACTGCAGGCAATGCAAGGGCATGGATGATGCCCAAACTGTGCCAGACCTCTCTCCTTTCGACACACCAGATACACCAGTCATGGGCATTTTGGCCGGGTTTAAGGCCAGTGCTCTGCTGGGGGATCAAGctccctcagtctcctctgccTCAGAGACACTCTCAGTTTGTCCCCACATGCTGATGGGACCCGGTGCACAGGATAAGCCAATGCAGTCTTGATAGCGTAGCCCCCTGTGCTGCCGTCAAATCCCAACCCCTGAAATGGAGCCATAATCCAGGGATTAGGGGATTAATGGTCTTTCACGTGCTCCCTCCCCCGCATCTGTTTTAGTAGGAAAATCCCTCTTGTGCCGAGCCCACGCGCTGTGGCCTCCTGCAAAAAACCACCCTCTGGTGCTTGGCACTCACCATGGCTGGCTGGACCCTGGCCTGCTGCCCTCCTGGCCAGCCACAGGCTCCTTAGGGGGCATTGGGGGTGCCCTCTGACTTCCCAGGCCATCATGGGACGGTGGTTTTGCCCACTACATCCTTTCTGAAACCCCTTCCTTCCAGTCCCAGCCCTTGGGAGTGGGCCAGCCCCTTGctccagcactggctgctgctcagggctgaGGGATGCAGGAGTGAGGggttggtgctgctgcagctggaccGGGGCAGCCCCGTGTGATGACTGCCACACAGCGTCCTGGGTAGGGGGTGGCCATGCTGAGTTGCCCACCCTGAACTGCCCAtcttccctgcagccctcctgtgccacctgccatggagctggggctgtgctgctgcagctccccagggatgcTAGGTCCCGGgctgcagccatggggcagggatcagtgctgcctgccaggctggggtgAGGGGTCTGAGCCTCTCTCCCGGCCGCGAGGTCAGGCTGGGGAGCATCCGCGCTGCGGAGCAGCTGGCTCCGCACCAGGAGAAAGTAAACAATTAATTACAGCCGTCAAGAAGTAACGGAGGCCAGCGGGCTGTCATGATCTCAGACTGTGCTGGAGGAGATGccgggagctgcagccagctccGGTTGGGGGATCCTCCTGGATTAAGTGCATGAGAAAACAGGGGGCttcaggcagccctgcagggtcCCTCTACAACCCCAGCTCAAGAGTGGCCTGTGCCCTGGCCCTGTGGGTGACAGCTGCAAGAGCTGTGGCCCCGTAGATGGCACAGGGCCTGGGGATTTGGCCCCATTGCATCCCTTCACCAGGTCTGAGAAGGTTGTTATGGGTGTGATCTTGGCCCTCTGGTCACCAGGGGAGGTGACATCAAGCTTGATCCCCTGTGCAGGCAGCGTTCCCTGTGCTACAGGtcagctgggcagagcagggtcAGTCACCTCTGCTGtctccccagccccactgtgGGGTGGTCTGGACGTTCCCCCCTCCCCGGGTGCCCTGGGTCGTCCTACTACTGGGGCAGGAGTCTCCATCCACGGCCAAGGCCCCGATGCCCGCAGAGGGCTCCCCTGCATGACGTGGTGCTGCCCACCCGGGAGCCGCCCCCACCTGGGAACCACCCGTCGTGGGGCAAGGGCCTCgcaggcaggggctgccttCATCCCGGGCCTCAGCTGCCTCTGAGGTGTCCGTCCCGCAGGCAGAGGTTCTGCCCCTCTGTGCACCCCGAGTGTGTTCCAGGTCCCGAGGCTGCGTCGGGCTCTGGTGCGGGCTCCGGTGCGGGGTGCGGGCGCTGGCGGCGGatgcggggccggtgcggggtGCGGGGGCTGGAGGCGGGGTTCGGGGCCGGGGCGGGTGCAGGGTCGGTGCGGTTGCGGGGCCGTCCCGTCTCGTCCCGCCCGCTCCAGGCGGGCCCGCAGCGCTGCCCTAGTTCCCCCCCACGCCTGGCGCAGCCGGGAGGCGGCCCCGCTCTGCTCGCTGCTCTTTGTGCCCCCCCGCGCCGCCgagcccccccctccccgccgcgGCGGGGGCAATGCCTCCCGCATACGTGATGAAGCGGGCGGCCGGGCTGGGCTCCGCCGGCAGCAGCCGTGAGCCGTGAGCCCGGGCGCCTCCGCACTGCAGCCCCCTCCCAccggcgcggggggcggcgcggggACGCGGCTGCTGCGGAGCGAGAGCTCCAGCTCCGGCGGCAGCGAGCGGCCGCGGCACCGGCGCCATGCTGAACAACCTGACCGACTGCGAGGACGGCGACGGCGGCGCCAGCCAAGGTGAGGCACCGGCATCGGCACCGACGAGCGGGACGGCCCGGggcggccgcccccgccgggcGCGGGGCAGAAGCGGCGCGgagccgggggcagcgggggcGGAGGGTGCCGTGCCGCGGGGCGAGCGGGAGGCAGCGACACCGGCCGCGACGGCGGCTCTCggccggcggccccgcggggctgcggcgggcgGTGCGGGGATGCTCCCGCTCCCGGCGCCTCCGCGCAGCCCCGGCCGCACTCCCGCCgctgcggcagccccgggaAGCGGCGGTGCGGCCGAGCCGTGCGGGGCTCACCGAGGAGGCTTCTCCGGGGCGGGGGCTGCTTGCTGTGCTCCGAGCGACCCTGCGGGGCTGGCCCCGCCGCTTCCCGGACAGCCCTTGCCAGTCGCCGCACCAGTCCCACTGCCGCCCGCCCGGGATCCCCGCAAAGGTCCCCGCATCCAACTGCCGGCCCCCCACCCCTGCCTCCCGCATCTCCGCTGCAGCCcccccccagccctccccgctgccgccccccaTCTCCGGCTGCCGCCCCCCCATCTCTCTATATCGCCTCTCTCACCCCCGCTGCCCTCCCCCCCCATTCCTCTCCTCTGCCGCCCCCCATCTCCGGCAGCCGCCTCCCCATCCCGGGCAGCCGCCCCCCGCTCCCTTCTCCGCTCCCGCCCCCcactccctgccctcccccGTCCCCCGCCGCAGGGGCCGCCGCTGTCCGCGGTGCTGAAGTGGCCGCCCGGGCCCTGCTCCGGGGCCGCAGGAGCCGTTCGTCCCGGGGCCGAGCCCAGCCGAGGCGAAGCGAGCCCAGCTGATCCAAAGTGAGCCCTGTCGAGCCGGTCCGGTCCGGTCCAGTCCGCGCCGTGCCCCGTCCCGCTGCAGCCCTGGCGCAGGGCCGCTGTCCTCCCCGGCTCGGGGCCGCTCGGCCCCGCAGCAGCCCCGCCACTGCTGGCGCTTTGGCCTCAGCCCCTCCCGGCACCCGGCACTACCGAGCTGTGTGAGGGTCCCCGTTCCTCACGGAGCCGCGTCCAGCACCAGGCAGCCGGGCAGCACAGGCCCCGTGCTTGCGGGTGTTCCTGCCGGGCACAGGGGTGGGCTGCAGCCAGGGGGATGCAGTGTGTGCACAGGAGGACTTGCACTGCCCCTCTGACCCGCCCAGACACCGCCAAGTCTCCTCTCCAGGTCCCCTCGTGGGGTCTGCCAAAGCCCCAGCCGGGAGCACACGGCTGGCTATGGCAGTGATTGTGGGGGTCCTGGCTGCCCAcagtggggccctgggcacagccacagaCAAGCTCTAAGTATTCCTCTGTTCTGCCGACCCTGGTCTGtttatttgcatgtttatttGCGGCTCTGCTCAAGGTCAGGACTGGCAGGAGACTTTTGGGGGCACCTTGCCGGGCTGAGGTTGTCGCACTGGCCCCCAGCCGTGCCCTTCCCTGGGCGCTTGCCCTCCCCTTGCCCTCTGCAGCACCAGGATCTCTCCCACTCACTGATTTCCATCACGGCAGTGCCAGCGGCGTGGCAGCAGGCTGTGCAGCCATGCTGGGGtctggcaggagggctggacACAGTGCCACTACAGATGGACCAGGCAGACTGTCCCTGGAGCGGAGCCTGGCGAGATGGTGCCCTGTGGGACAGCAGGTGAAGGGCTGGAGGAAGCAGGGGCCTGGGGGACTTGGGGGAGCAGGGATTGTCTGTAGGAAAGGACTCAGCAGAGCTCCCCACACCTGTGACAAGAGTGGTTGCAGCAGGAGGGTGGGTTGTCCCCCCATGCCAAGGGTCAGCGGAACTCCCATTGTGAGGTCTGTCTGCAGGGACCATGGAAAACTCGTTGGGTAGCAAAGCTGCCAGTGGGCCCCCTCCACatgtcctggctgctccagtGCTGGCTTTCCAGCAACTTGCCAAGCCCAGCACAACCACTAAAGCCCTGGGTGCCACTTAGGCCTTATTTGTCAGAAAGGtcagcagcatccctgctcaGGTCGTGCTCTGGACAGCATGTGCGAGCTGCATGACAGTGACtgaagggctccagccccagcaaCCCAACAAGGGCTGGACCAGTGCAGACCCTCTGGGTAGatggtgggagcagggagcaggcagggctgctgcctgcagtggcCAGGCTGGCACCTTGCACTGCTCTGGTTGGGGTGTTGGGATGTCAGCCGCAGCCCCACTGCAGGGTGCCGTGCTGACACCCAgcccggggacacgggggagcCTGGAGAGCCCAGATCCAGGACCAGGAGCTTTGATGGAACTTGTGTCCACGGCCATTTCTGAGGCAGGGCTTGCACTGTCAGAGAATCAGGGAAGCTGTTTAAATGCAGCCGGCCAAAACGCCTGTGCTGGAAATCCTGCGCTGCAGGGCCGGCTGATCAAAGGGAGGATAATCCTGGGTTTAGGAAGGAAGAGGATAGGTCTGAAGTAGCAGTTGGTCCAATTTGGGTCAGGCTGTGAAGGAATCCAGCCCAAAAGGCCAGTGGGTGTGCTTGCTGGCTGGAGGGGGAAAAtgcagccctgggatgggggaagCATCCTACTCCACCATCCCACCCCTGACCCTCACCCCTGCTCCCCTGACAtgctgcagctggtgctggctctgctgtgacactgccagcacgagccagcactgctctgaTCATCAGTGGTCTCTGCCTCAGTGGGGCTGCAAGGGCTGTGTGGCCTCTCCAAGGGTCGCcctccccagagcagctctcagACACTCCTGTGCAGGGTAGAAGGAAGCTGGGTGGGCACAGAGATGCCACTGCTATAAGAATACCTTGGCCATCCCCATCTGCCTTAGACACCCCCGGCcaacagcccagggccaggcagtGTGTGTACAGCCAAGTCCCCTTGATAGCCGGAGGTGACAGAACAGCAGCGTGGCctccctggccagcagctcctgcaaaacggcagcagctggggacatCAGCCAGGGCCACGTGCTCGTCCATGTGCTCGCTGGCCTGCTGGGGTCACCCTGGGGTGCCccttgctgcaggcagagccccgGGAGTCCAGGTGTCCTGTGGCAAAAGTCAAGGTGTCCTGTGTACCTCCAGGGGAGTGCCAGGGCATCCCTAGTGCCATGAGCAGCCATcgcactgctgctgcccctggggctgaggggattGGCGTGGGGGTGGCACGGGGGATTCCGGAGCTGTCAGCAGCCCTGTGCAGGAGCACAGATGGAGGCGCAGAGGGCTCTGAGGTCGGGGCTTCCTGCCACGGGCCCCCTCACCCACTGCACCTCCCGGCAGTGCCGCAGCCCTCGTGCCCGatgtccctggctggggctccctgtgcTCTGGATGCTGCGGAGGGGACGGGCCGGCCGTGGTCGGGTAGCAGccttggcagcagctctgcttaaTTAGCCCGTGGTGGGGGGGGGTGGCTGCTGGGGCTACCCCAGCCAGTTCTCAGTGCCCTGCGCCGTGTAAAGCGATTAGCGAGGATTTGGAATAAGGAACATGACGCTTCCCAACCCAATTTAGGGCTAAGTAAAAAGCCATTAGAAGATCAAATTGTGGTTGGTGCTGCTGTCTGAGCGCTGCCttggggggctccgggggtGCTGTGACGGTCCTTCGGCGCTGCCGCCTTTGCTCTGGGCTGCCCCGGGCAGACAGGTTGGTGGAAGCCCTGCTGAGAGTGGGGCTGCGCGGTGCCCACGGCGGGGCTGCGG
It contains:
- the MMP9 gene encoding matrix metalloproteinase-9, which gives rise to MALLLAPLVVGLLAVSCGAAPLQGKPQAVVTFPGDLISTLPDLELAERYLQRFGYTTETEAKIGGRHVSLGKALLKMQKQLGLEETGELDAATLEAMRAPRCGVPDVGTFLTFEGDLKWDHMDLTYRVMNYSPDLDRAVIDDAFRRAFQVWSDVTPLTFTQIYSGEADIMIMFGSQEHGDGYPFDGKDGLLAHAFPPGKGIQGDAHFDDDEFWTLGTGLVVKTRHGNANGAECHFPFIFEGRSYSRCTTEGRKDGLPWCATTSNYDRDKKYGFCPSELLYTNGGNSDGAPCVFPFVFDGTSYDTCTTDGRSDGYRWCATTSSFDQDKKYGFCPNRDTAVIGGNSQGDPCVFPFTFLGQSYSACTSQGRQDGKLWCATTSNYDTDKKWGFCPDRGYSIFLVAAHEFGHSLGLDHSSVREALMYPMYSYIQDFQLHPDDVQGIQYLYGRGSGPKPTAPAPAPTEEPQPLPTEEPQPVPTEEPQPVPTEAGSTSTTEEEEEETPEPTVGPIPVDPSRDACMERNFDAITEINGELYFFKDGKYWTYSSFWKSGVQGAFSVADTWPGLPDTIDAVFQDLLTKRVFFFAGRQFWVFSGKSVLGPRGIEKLGIGKEAGRLSGALQRGRGKVLLFSGESYWRLDVKVQRVDKGYPRATDDVFTGVPLDARNVFLYQGKYHFCRGSFYWRMTPRYQVDRVGYVKYDILQCPQN